The genomic segment AAAGTACACAGCTGAGCAGACTCTCCATGGCCACTCAGGCTTGCACAGAGACACAGGAGATTTTTGCATACTGCTACCCCGGGAATTCCAGTGAGACGGGAGATCCTCCTTGTATTCCCCTAGGAAGGGGGCTGAATCCAGGGAACCAAGTGGTGTCCTTCCTTGGACTCCACTCCCACGGCACCTCACaagttaagaaccactggcttggaattccagccggCCAGCAGCAGCAGGCTGGAGACTGCCTGAGACAACCGAGTTTGCGTGGGGATGGGTGGCTGCCATCTCTAGAGCTCAAGTTGACTGTTGTGGCCTGCCATCGAGCCTGGGCAGCCAGACCAGGAGGAATATCTCATAGCGCAGCACAGCTGCTATGGCagatcatggccagactgcttctttaagtgggaccCCCATCCATCCCTTCTCACTAGTTAGCACCTCCCTGCAGGAATTTCAACAACTCCAGCATGGGTTTTgtggacagaactctgatctttcccagggatgaagccccaGTGGGGTTTGGAGACCTTATCTGCAGACCTTCCTGaacaaggaagaaattgaatccctgaatagaccaataacaggttctgaaattgaggcataataaatagcctaccaaccaaaaaaaaaaaaaaaaaaaaaagcccaggaccagacagatttacagctgaattctactagaggtacaaagaggagctggtaccatttctactgaaactattccaaacagttGAAAAGGAgggctcctccctaactcattttatgaggccggcACCAACCTGATACTAAAACTGGGCAGAGAtacaacattaaaaagaaaacttcaggccggtatccctgatgaacattgacgtaaaaatcttcaataaaatactggcaaaccaaatccagcagcacatcagaaagcttatccaccacaatcaagttggcttcatccctgggatgcaaggttggttcaacatatgcaaatcaataaatataatccatcacataaacaactaaagacaaaaactacatgattatctcaatagaaacAAAGAAGGCCTTTgatatcccttcatgttaaaaactctccataaactTTGTATTGAGGGAACATAcaccaaaataataagagccacatATAACAAACCACAAccaatatactgaatgggcaaaagctgaaagcattccccttgaaaactggcacaagacaaggatgccctctctcaccactcctattcaacatagcattggaaattctagccagagcaattgagcaagagaaagaaataaagggtattcaaataggaagagaggaagtcaaactatctttgtttgcagatgacatgatcctatatttagaaaaccccatgtcTCAGCCAAAAAGTTGCTTAAGCtgttaagcaacttcagcaaagtctcaggatacaaaatcaatgtgcaaaaatcactagcattcctacacaccaacaacagacaTGCAGAGAAGCAAATCATTAATAAACTCCCATTGACAAttgctacaaataaaatacctaagaatacagttcagaagggaagtgaaggacctcttcaaaaagaactacaaatgactgctcaataaaataagagaggatacaaatggtaaaacattccctgcccatggataggaagaatcattatcatgaaaatggccataatgcccaacgtaatttatagattcaatgttattctcATTAAACttccattgacattcttcacagaatcagaaaaaaaaacatgttaaaaCTCATATGGCACCAAAAGAGAGCTGGTATAGCCAAGACGAATCTcagcaaaaagaacgaagctggaggcatcatgctaaccaacttcaaactctactacaaggctacagtaaccaaaacagcacagtcctggtacaaacaaaaacagatatatagaccaatggaccagaatagagacctcagaaataagaccacacacctacaaccatctgatctttgacaaacctgacaaaatcaagcaatggggaaaggataccctatttaaTAACTGGTGCTAGAagaactgactagccatatgcagaaaattgaaactggaccccttccttataccacatacaaaaatgaactcaaggtggattacatacttaaatgtaaaacccaaaacaataaaaaccctagaagaaaatctaggcaataccattcaggacataggcatgggcaaaaattttatgatgaaaacaccaaaagcaactgcaacaaaagcaaaaattgacaaatgggatataattaaactaaagagcttctgtagagcaaaagaaactatcatcagaatgaacagacaatctacagaatgggagaaattttttgccatctagtcatctgacaaaggtctaatatccagagcctacaaggaacttaaacacatttacaattaaaaaaaaaaaaccattaaaaagtgggcagaggacatgaacagacacttctcaaaaaaagacatacatgcaaccaacaaacatatgaagaaaagctcaacatcactgatcattagagaaacacaaaccaaaacgacaatgagataccatctcacgccggtcagaatggtgattattgaaaagtcaagaaacaacagatgctggtggggttacaaggaaaaagaaacacttttacgctattggtgggaatgtgaatttgCTCAATCATTTTGCAAGATTGTGTGataattcctcaaagatctggaatatcatttgacacagcaatcccatttctgggtatatacccaaaggaaaataaataattctgttataaagatacatgcatgtgtatgttcactgtagcactatttacaatactgaagatgtggaatcaacctaaatgcccatcagtgatagactggttgaagaaaatatggtacatatacactatggaatactatgcagccacgaaaaggaacaagatcatgtcctttgcagggacatgtatggagctggaagctgttatcctcagcaaactaacatggaaacagacaaaacaaacaaacaaacaaacaaaaacaccacatgttctcacctataagtgggagctggtgatgagaatacatgaacacatagaggggaacaacacacactggggcctgtcgcaGGGGTGGCCAGgtggaaggagagcatcaggaagaatagctaatttGATGCTGGGCTTAGTACCTAGGTCATAGGTTGATctgttcagcaaaccaccatggcacagatttacctatgtaacaaacctgcacatcctgcactggtaccctggaacttaaaataaaagttgatttaaaaaaaaaaagaaagaaagaaactctgaaagAGGTAGTCTTTGAAGCAGACAGTGCTGTGTTCCAAGATCAGTGCTACTGATTATAAGTAGAATGATCTGGGGTAAGTTAGCATAATATGTTTTTctcctgtaaaacagaaatatcaCCTCCAGAGCTCTTGAGATAATTAGAAATATATGAAGCATTCTCTACCGGTGGGATTTGATGGCGTGATGTCTCACAGAAAGTTCTCTGCTCCCAGACATGGGTCCCTCGGCTTCCTGCCTCGGAAGCGCAGGAGCAGGCATCATGGGAAGGTTAAGAGCTTCCCTAAGGATGACCCATCTAAGCCGGTCCACCTCACAGCcttcctgggatacaaggctggcaTGACCCACATCGTGCGGGAAGTCGACAGGCCAGGATCTAAGGTGAACAAGAAGGAGGTGGTGGAGGCTGTAACCATTGTGGAGATGCCACCCATGGTGGTTGTGGGCATTGCAGGCTACGTGGAAACCCCTCAAGGCCTCCGAACCTTCAAGACTGTCTTCGCTGAGCACATGGGTGATGAATGCAAGAGGCGTTTCTATAAGAACTGGCATAAATCTAAGAAGAAGGCCTTTACCAAGTACTGCAAGAAATGGCAGGATGAGGATGGCAAGAAGCAGCTGGAGAAGGACTTCAGCAGCATGAAGAAGTACGGCCAAGTCATCCGTGTAATTGCCCACACCCAGATGCGCCTGCTTCCTCTGCGCCAGAAGAAGGCCCACCTGATGGAGATCCAGGTGAACGGAGGTACCGTGGCTGAGAAGCTGGACTGGGCCCGCGAGAGGCTCGAGCAGCAGGTACCTGTGAACCAAGTGTTTGGGCAGGATGAGATGATCGACGTCATCGGGGTGACCAAGGGCAAAGGCTACAAAGGGGTCACCAGTCATTGGCACACCAAGAAGCTGCCCCGCAAGACCCACCGAGGCCTGCGCAAGGTGGCCTGTATTGGGGCACGGCATCCTGCTCGTGTGGCCTTCTCTGTGGCACGTGCTGGGCAGAAAGGCTACCATCACCGCACTGAGATCAATAAGAAGATCTATAAGATTGGCCAGGGCTATCTTATCAAGGACGG from the Macaca nemestrina isolate mMacNem1 chromosome 11, mMacNem.hap1, whole genome shotgun sequence genome contains:
- the LOC105468237 gene encoding large ribosomal subunit protein uL3-like, with the translated sequence MSHRKFSAPRHGSLGFLPRKRRSRHHGKVKSFPKDDPSKPVHLTAFLGYKAGMTHIVREVDRPGSKVNKKEVVEAVTIVEMPPMVVVGIAGYVETPQGLRTFKTVFAEHMGDECKRRFYKNWHKSKKKAFTKYCKKWQDEDGKKQLEKDFSSMKKYGQVIRVIAHTQMRLLPLRQKKAHLMEIQVNGGTVAEKLDWARERLEQQVPVNQVFGQDEMIDVIGVTKGKGYKGVTSHWHTKKLPRKTHRGLRKVACIGARHPARVAFSVARAGQKGYHHRTEINKKIYKIGQGYLIKDGKLIKNNASTDYDLSDKSINPLGGFVHYGEVTNDFVMLKGCVVGTKKQVLTLRKSLLVQTKRRALEKIDLKFIDTTSKFGHGRFQTMEEKKAFMGPLKKDRIAKEEGA